The genomic region CGCCGACCGCGTCCCCGCCCGCATGCAGGCCGTCCGATGAGCGGCCGCAGCGAGCGCCGCCCGAGCGTGCCCAGCGAGCGCCGTCCGATGAGCGGGCTCAGTGAGCGGAGCGGAGCACCGGCATGAGCACCGACACCGCCCGCCCGGACACCACCGGCCGCACCCCCGAATCCCCGCCGCCCGGCGCCCGCCCACCCCGCACCCTCGGCGACGGCGCCTTCGCCGTCCTGCTCATGCTGCCCGCGCTGGCGATGCTCGCCGCGATCGTCGTCTACCCGCTGGTCGCGTCCCTGGTCACCGCGTTCTTCGAACAGAGCCTCGTCGAACCCGGCCGCACCTTCGTCGGCCTGCAGAACATCACCGACCTGCTCGGCGGTGACTTCTGGCGGTTGCTGCGGCAGACCCTGGTCTTCACCGTCGGCGCCACCATCGCCCCGTTCCTCGTCGGGCTGGCCCTCGCCCTGGCCCTGAACACCCGGATCCGCGGCCGAGCCACCCTACGCGGCCTGCTGCTCATCCCCTGGCTGGTGCCCAGCGTCGTGGTGTCGTTCCTCTGGATGTGGATCTTCAACGCCAACTACGGCCTGGCCAACGGCGCGCTGGAGGCGCTCGGCCTGATCGACTCCCCACAGGCGTGGCTCGCCGGGCCGGGCACCGCGATGACCGCCGTCATCGTCGCCAAGACCTGGGCCAGCTTCCCGTGGATCATGGTGATGCTGCTTGCCGGCCTGCAGACCGTACCCGTCGAACTGCACGAGGCCGCCGAGACCGACGGCGCCGGCGCCGTGCAGCGGTTCTTCGCCGTCACCCTGCCCCACCTGCGCGGCATCATCGGCATCGTCCTGCTGCTGGAACTGATCTGGAACTTCCAGCACTTCGACCTGATTTACGTCATGACCGGCGGCGGCCCCGCCGGCGCCACCGAAACGTTCGCCACCGCCGTCTACGAGACCGCTTTCCAGGGCTTCGACCTCGGCCGCGCCGGCGCGCTGGGCCTGCTCTGGATGGTGCTGCTGCTCGCCATGGTCGCGATCTACGTCCGCCGGTCCGAGCGGGAGGGACAGCTGTGAGCAGACGCTCCGCACGAGACACCCGCGGCTCCCGCGCCGCCGCGTGGACCGCCGTCGTCATCCTCGGCGGGTTCGGTCTGCTGCCGGTCTACTGGATGCTCGCCACCGCGTTCACCCCGGCCCAACAGACCTTCCGCTACCCGCCGTCGTTCTTCCCGACCCAGCTCACCCTGGACAACTTCGCCCGGCTCGCCGACGAACCCGACCTGCTCCGCTACCTGGTCAACAGCCTGATCGTCTCCGTCGTCACCGCGGTCCTCAGCGTCGTCGTGTCCGCCTACATGGGCTACGCCTTCTCCAAGTTCCGCTTCCGCGGCCGGCGCAGCCTCATGTACTTCGTGCTGTCTTCGCAGATGTTCCCCCAGGCGCTGCTGCTGGTCACCCTCTACGCCCTGTTCAGCGCCTACCACCTGCTCGACACCTACACCGCGCTGGTGCTGTCGTTCACCACGTTCACGCTGCCGCTGTGCGTCTGGATGCTCAAGGGCTTCTTCGACACCATCCCCGACACCCTCGTCGAGGCGGCCCGGGTCGACGGCGCGTCCCGGCTGCGCACCATCCACTCGGTCATCCTGCCGCTGTCGGCGCCCGGCCTCGTCGCCGCCGGGTTGTTCGCCTTCGTCCGCGGCTGGAACGACTTCATCTTCGCCCTCACCCTGGCCGGGCGCGAGAAGACGACACTGCCGCCCGGCCTGGTCAACGCCTTCCTCGGCGAGGCGACCGCGCAGTGGGCCGAACTCATGGCCGCGTCGCTGCTCGCGTCCCTGCCCGTCGTGGTCGCGTTCATCGCGCTGCAACGGTTCCTGGTCGGCGGCATCACCGCCGGCGCCATCAAGGGATAACCACCACCCGTCCCGGAGGTCCAGCAATGAACAGCAACCTTTCCCGCAGGGACATGCTCCGCCTCGTCGGACTCGGCGCCGGCGCCCTCGGCCTGGGCGGCGTCGCCGCCTGCGCGCCGAGCGCGAGCGGTCCCGAGGAGGACACCGCCAAGTCCGCCACCAACTTCTCCTTCGCGTCCTGGAGCCTGGCCGACAACGCCTCCAAGGCCAAGATCGAGCAGCTGATGACCGGGTACGGCGGCAAGGCGGGCATCAGCGTCAACGGTGTGCCGCTGGCGTACAACACCTACCTCAACCAGCTCACCCTCCAGGTGCGCGGCGGGCAGTTCACCGGCGCCGCCCAGATGGACATCGCCTGGCTCGCCGGCCTCGCCGCGCTCGGCAAACTCCGCGACCTCGGCGACGTGGCCAAGGACGCCGGCTACACCGAGGCCGCCCTCACCTCCGGGCAGGTCGACGGCAAGCAGGTCGGCCTGCCCTGGACCACCGCCGCCATCGGCCTCATCGCCAACCGCGAGCTGATGCAGAAGGCCGGCGTCACCGCGGCGCCCGCCACGATCGCCGACTTCGAGGCCGCGCTGCGAGCCCTCAAGGGCACCGGCGTGATTCCGTACGCCGCGTCCACCAAGGTCGCCCAGCTCAAGGACATCCTCATCTGGATGCAAACGTTCGGCAGCCCGCTGCTCGACGGCGACAAGGTCACCGTCGGCGACGACGCCAGCATCGAGGCGGTCACCTGGTACAAGAAGCTCTACGACGAGAAGCTCATCGCCCCGGACGTCGAGCGGGTCGACGCCCGCACCCTCTTCGCCCAGGGCAAGACCGCCATCTACGACGACGCCATCGTCGGCCGCGACTTCGTCGTCAAGGGCTCCCCCGACAAGTCCCTCGCCGACAAGCTCGACCCGCTCGCCCGGCCGGTGAAGACCGCCGGCGACAAGCCCCGGGCCGTGCAGTGGGGCCACGCGGTCGTCGTGGTCGAGGGCGAGGGCGCCAACACGGCCACCGACTTCGCGAAGTGGCTGACCTCCGACGAGCAGACCGTCCTCGGCTACTTCAAGGACCTCTCCCTGCCGCCCACCACCACGAAGGCGCTCGGCTCGGAGCAGGTGAAGACCGACGCGTTCACCTCGCAGTTCAGCGAGCGGATCACCGCCACCGCCACGCCCAACCCCTTCTGGAAGTACCCCCAGTACGCCCAGATGGAGACGGCCATCTCCGAGCAGGTCCAGGCCGTCCTGGTCGGCAAGAGCAAGCCCGCGGACGCGATGCGCGAGGCGGGCCAGGCGGTGCAGGCCCTCATCAAGTGACCGACACCGCGTACGACACCCGGCTGGTGGCGGCGGTCGCCGACGCGACCGCCGCCACCGCGCCGCGGATCTGGGGCTTCGGCGTCGGCGGCACGCTCACCGCCCTGCTCCGGGCCGGCGACGCGCTGCACCGCCCCGACCTCACCCAGCGGGTGATCGACCTCGTCGCGCCCTCGCTGACCGCACCCCCGGACCCCACCGACCACCTCATCGCGGTGGAGGCGCTGCTCCCCCTCGCCGCCCGGCGACCCGACCTCGACGTCACCGACGCCTGCCGGCGGTGGCTGGCCGCCGTCCGGCACGCCCGGCCGGCCCACCCGGGCGGCCCCCGCCTGCACCGCCCCGACCTGCCGCCCTGGTCGTCAACGGTCTGGGTCGACTGCATGCACACCGACGGGCCCGGGCTCGCCGCGCTGGGCCACCCCGACGAGGCCGTCGCCTACGCCACCGAGTACGCCGCCGCGTTGCAACTGCCCAGCGGCCTTTTCCAGCACGGCTACGACGCCGAGGCGGAACGCGGCAACGGCGTCGCCTGGGGCCGCGGGCAGGCCTGGGCGCTGATCGGCCTCACCGAGACGCTGGTCCACGCCCCCGACGACGGCCTCGCCCGCCGGCTCACCCGGCTGGTCGACGCGCTCGCCGCACACGAACGTGACGGCGAATGGTCGACGGTGGTCGACGACCCGGACGCACCGGTCGAGGCGAGCACGTCCGCGTACCTCGCGTGGGTGGTGCCGCACGCGATCGACGCCGGGCTGGTCGACCCCGCCCACCGGGCGATGGCCGACCGCGCCTGGCACGCCACCCTCCGCCGGCTCGACGCTGCGGCGCTCACCGTGTCCGAGGCGACCCCGGTCGGCGCCGCAAACGACTACCACCACCGTGCCCTCGGCGTCTTCCCCTGGGGCCAGGCCCCGGTGCTGCACGCCGTCCTGGACCGCACCAGCGAGGAGATCCGATGAAGGTCGTCGACGTCCGCACCTACGCGGTGCGCGCCAAGCCGGCGGAGACCTACTGGGGCGCCCGGGCGTGGAGCGCCGACCACGGCAGCGCGCTGGTGGACTACCCGCCGATGGAGCGCCGCCGCTACGTCTACAGCGACACCATCGACGCGGTGCTGGTCCGGGTCGAGACGGCCGACGGCGTGATCGGCTGGGGCGAGGCGAAGGCCCCGGTCGGCGCCCGGGCCACCGCCGCGATCATCGACGACCTGATCGCGCCGATCGCGGTCGGCTCTCGCCTGGACGAGATCGGCCGCACCTGGGACCGCGTCTACACCGGCATGCGGGTCCGCGGCCACGACAGCGGCTTCTGGCTGGAAGCCCTCGCCGGCCTCGACATCGCCCTCTGGGACGCCTTCGCCCGCACCCTCGACCAGCCACTGCACGCCCTGCTCGGCGGCCGCTACCGAGACACCCTGCGGCTCTACGCCTCCGGGGTGCCCGCCGCGCCCGCCGGCTCCGGGGCCGCCGGCCAAGCCGCCGTACGCCAGGAGGCGCAACGGCTGCGCGACCTCGGCTACGACGCGGTCAAGGTGGCCATCGGCGCCCGGCCCGAGGACGACATCGCCTCCGTGCAGAGCGTCCGCGAGGTCTTCGGCGACCAGGCCGCCGTCTACGCCGACGCCGCCGGCCAGTACGAGGTGCCGCAGGCCCTGCGGGTCGGCCGCGCCCTCCAGGAGGCCGGCGTCGGGTTCTTCGAGATGCCGCTGCCGCCGGAGGACCTCGACGGGTACGCCACCCTCGCCGCGCGCCTTGACATCCCCCTCGCCCTGGACTCCCTGGCCACCCGGCACCGGGCGTTGGAGTTCCTCCGCGCCGGCGCCCTCCGCGTGCTGCAACCCGATGTCTGCCGGGCCGGCGGCATCACCGAGACCATGCGCATCGCCGCGCTCGCCGACGCGTTCGGCGCGCAAGCCACCCCGCACGTCAGCATCGGCTCCGCCATCCACTGGTACGCCAGCGTCCAGTGCGCCGCGGCGATGCCGAACTTCGCCGTGCTCGAACACTGGATCGGCACCAACCCGCTGACCGCGGTCGCCCGGGACGCGGTCGCACCGGTCCGCGGACGCTGCGAGGTGCCGCGCGGCACCGGACTCGGCATCACCATCGACGAGGACACCGTACGGGCGCTCACGGGCGACTGACGAGAAAACGCGTTGCCGGCACGATCACCGCACACCTAACGTCTTTCGCAGCGAATCAAGAGGGAGCCGGACATGATGCGCCACCCGAACCACGAACCGCAGCAGCGGGTCTCGCTGCGCGGTGGAGGGTGCCTGGCCATCACGCCCGCCCTCGTCGGCAGCCTCCAGCTCGCGAGGTGGCGCGACCCGGCAGCCACCGCTGCATCAGGGTCAGTCCACAACCATCCATGATCGACGGTCGCTGCCCTCGTACGCACAACACATCGAACCGCAACTCAGCCAAGGTCAACATCCGCGCCGGAGTATCAAAGGGTGGCGCTATCGCCGACGAGGATTCGCCTGTATTCCGTTGCGCCCTTGTACTCCATCCAGCCGTCGAAGTTCTCGTAGCCGACGTCCGCCGACAGTGCCCGGTCATGGATGGGGAACGCCCGCTCCGGGGCGATCGCCCGGGTCATGTCGATGGCCTCACGGTGCCTGCCCCAGGGCCCTGCGGCCGGTACGAGGAGGGTCGTCACCCGCTGGTGAGGTACGAAATATGAGTCGCCGGGGTGGTAGACACCCTCGATCACATAGCCGAGATTCACGCAGCCCGGCAGTCCGTCGTAGACCTCCGCGTGCTCGCCGCCGACCGCCGCCACGCGGAAGCCGCCGGCATTAAACTCGCCACCCGCCGCGACCACAATGACCGTCTCCGCCAATCCGCCCTCTTCAGCCAGTTTCCGAACCGGCTCCGGCGCGAAGAGTCGCACGGGACGAGAGCCCGACACCTCCACGATCCGCTTAAGGTCGAAATGGTCGTCGTGCTCGTGAGTCACCAGGATGTCGGTGACCCCGTCAAAAGCCTCCGGCTCGGTCCAGACGCCAGGATCGATGAGCAGTCGCCGCTCGGCGTCCTCAAGGCGGACACAGGCATGGGTGAACTTGACCAGTCGCACATCCTTACCCTACGGCTCATCGGAACGCGGCCAAGCCCGGCGCTCCCGCCACACGGTTCGACGCGGCGTGGCATCCAGATCGTCGAACCCATCCGCCGCCGTACGGGCCCACTGCTCCGGTTCTTCCGCCGCCACCGTCATCAACCCCGAGCGATGACCCAGCCACCACGCCGGTCAACCCCAGCGAGCCATGATCAGGATTCCCGGCTGGAGTACTAGCTCACTGGCAGCAGCGCCCGCCCACGCCGAAGAGGCCGCTGGTCGGGTCCCAATATCGCCCACACACGTGGAAGTCCATTCCCATTCATCGGGGCTGGCCTTCTTGCTGCCTATAGAGCGGACCAAGCGGGCCGATGTGCTCAAGGAGGCTGAAACGGGCATGTCCATCGGTGGGATGCACGGTGACGGCGACAGCGCTTCCGTCTTCGAATCGCAGCGTGAACACGGAACGAGGTCGCACAGGAATGCAAACCCGTCGCGGTCCTCATCCCTGTCGCTGACCAGGTTGCCGAGGGCATCCCAGCCGGCATCGCCGGCGGTAATCATGATGGCCACCTCGACGCTCCCGAACAGGGTGGAAGAGTTTGCCCACCAGTCCAGCCAGCAGCGGATCGGCGGGATCTCGTTCACCGTGCTGATGCTAAGGCGGGTCGACGCAACCACCGCGCACGAGCACTCGGGGAGATCCCCACCGCGGCGTTTCTCGTTGCCTCATTGCGGAGTTGGGCGCACACCGCGAGCCGCAGCCGAGCGCCGGCTAAGAATTAGTCCAGGTCGCCGCGCCTGGCGGCGATCCACGCCTCAACGTCCTCGGCAAGCCAGACGTTGCCCATCTGGAGCGTGGCCACAGGCTCGGGGAAATCACGACGGTTGGTGATCTGGTAGACGCGCTGTCGGGAGACGCCGCCGAGCATGGTCCGGATCTCGCCCGAACCTACCAACCGCAGCTTCTTGCCCATGACGCCGACGCTAGGCACACGTAGACTAGGCATGTATCAAGTTGATGGACGCCTAGTTATCCATCGCGCTAGTCGTATACCCTTAGCGCATGACTAGTCCTGCGAGGCTCCGACGCCCCGGAACGCTGCCAGGCCGAGGGAGGCAGTGATGCGGGACAGGACGCCGCCGTGGCGACGAGTGTCCTACGACCAGTACCTCATCGCCGTCGCGATGACCCTGGCACGGCGACACCGCCCGGCATGGTCATGGCGGAAGTGGGCGTGGGTCTGTCGCTGTGGAACGGACCTGCCCTGTCGCAACCGACACCGCATCCCGATCAACCGGGGGCATTGGCCCGCCAGGGAGGAGCAGTGACCAGCGAGGCGGAGCAGCGGATCCTGGTCGTACATCTGCCAGGGACGGACGGCCTCGGTAACGGTCGTCGGGCGTGGTGGGCGCGGCTGACGCCGTACCCGTGCTGGCAGGTGGACTGGGCGACCAGCCGGCAGGCGCGGGCCCTGACGGCGGCATTGCTCGGAGGCCGCGCATGACCACGCACGGTCCGGTGCTGCCGATCTGGAGCTGCGGCGGCTGCGACGCCCCCTGGCCCTGTCGCACTCGTCAGCGTGAGCTGCGCGCGGAGTTCGACAACGCTCCGATATCCCTGGCTCTCTACCTGGGTGCCCAGTTGGTGCGCGCCTCCGAAGACCTGACCTGGGTCCCGGCGGGGGTGCTACATCGACGCTTCCTCGGCTGGCTGCGGTGAGCATCCTGCGGCCCGGCGACGAGAAGTTCCACTACCGCGACGGCTCTCACCGGTGGATTCCGCCGGACCCGGACTACGACCAGGAGGTCTGGGACGAACAGGTCCGGCAGCACAAGCAAGCCCACCTCAGGAACGAGCGCCCTAAGGTCCGCATCCAGCGCCTCGCATGACGCCAGCATTACAGGAGGTCGTTCCGGGGCACTGCCGAGGTTCAGAGCGCGGGGTCGACTATCGGGCCCAGTGCCCGCACTGTGAGTGCCACGCCGACTATGAGCACCAGCGAGGCGGTCAGGATCGGCGTGATCCGGGCCAGTCGGTCGGACCAGATGCCGGATCGGCGGGCCAGCGCGGCGCCGAGGCGCCGGTGTAGGTGGACGACGAGCAGCCCGGCGGCGGTCAGGGTGGCGGCCATGCCGATTCCGTAGGCGATGACCAGCAACACGCCGAACCAGGTCCGGCCCAGGGCGATCGCGCCGAGGAGCACGACGAGCGCGGACGGGCTCGGTACCAGTCCACCGGCGATGCCCATGCCGACGAGTCCCCGCCGCCGGATGGGCCCGGATCCGTGGCCGTGGTGGTGGCTGTCGTGGTGCGGATGATCGTGGCTGTGGCTGTGGCTGTGGCTGTGGCTGTGGCTGTGGCTGTGCGAGGCCTCGTGTGGCTCGGTCGAGTCGGGGGCGGGCGCGGCTGGCGTGTGGCGCGCCACCGCACCGGCTGGGACGACCTGATGCGGGGTGCTGTGCGGCGCGGGCTGCGGCCGAGTCCGGCGTGCCGCCCAGGCGGACGTGAGCAGGCAGACGCCGATGGCGGCGACGACGGTGCCACTGACCACGCCGAGCCAGCCGAGCAGCGTCTCACCGGCGAGGCCGGCGACAGCGGTGAGCAGAAGCCCCACGACCAGGACGCCGGCGGTGTGGGTGGCGGTGACGGTGGCGCCGACGACGACTGCGTCGCGGTAGGTGCCCCGACGGCCGGCGATGTAGGCGGCCATCACGGTCTTGCCGTGCCCGGGCAGCGCGGCGTGCGCCGCCCCCAGCACGAGGGCGAGGAGGATGCCGAGCAGTCCCACCAGCGGGGTGAGCCGATCGGCGCCGGCCAGTTCCGTGAATCGGTCGCCGAACGCGCCCAGGGCGCGGGTCACGGGTCCGGCGATCGGGACGTCGATGCCGGCGCCGGCTGCGCCGGCTTCGCCGGGCCTGACGACCCGCAGGCTGACCTGTCGTTGATTGACTGGTGAGGCGAGCAGGTCGTTGGGGTAGCTCCGGAGTTCGTCGC from Micromonospora sp. WMMD812 harbors:
- a CDS encoding sugar ABC transporter permease, giving the protein MSTDTARPDTTGRTPESPPPGARPPRTLGDGAFAVLLMLPALAMLAAIVVYPLVASLVTAFFEQSLVEPGRTFVGLQNITDLLGGDFWRLLRQTLVFTVGATIAPFLVGLALALALNTRIRGRATLRGLLLIPWLVPSVVVSFLWMWIFNANYGLANGALEALGLIDSPQAWLAGPGTAMTAVIVAKTWASFPWIMVMLLAGLQTVPVELHEAAETDGAGAVQRFFAVTLPHLRGIIGIVLLLELIWNFQHFDLIYVMTGGGPAGATETFATAVYETAFQGFDLGRAGALGLLWMVLLLAMVAIYVRRSEREGQL
- a CDS encoding mandelate racemase/muconate lactonizing enzyme family protein, which produces MKVVDVRTYAVRAKPAETYWGARAWSADHGSALVDYPPMERRRYVYSDTIDAVLVRVETADGVIGWGEAKAPVGARATAAIIDDLIAPIAVGSRLDEIGRTWDRVYTGMRVRGHDSGFWLEALAGLDIALWDAFARTLDQPLHALLGGRYRDTLRLYASGVPAAPAGSGAAGQAAVRQEAQRLRDLGYDAVKVAIGARPEDDIASVQSVREVFGDQAAVYADAAGQYEVPQALRVGRALQEAGVGFFEMPLPPEDLDGYATLAARLDIPLALDSLATRHRALEFLRAGALRVLQPDVCRAGGITETMRIAALADAFGAQATPHVSIGSAIHWYASVQCAAAMPNFAVLEHWIGTNPLTAVARDAVAPVRGRCEVPRGTGLGITIDEDTVRALTGD
- a CDS encoding AlpA family phage regulatory protein; translated protein: MGKKLRLVGSGEIRTMLGGVSRQRVYQITNRRDFPEPVATLQMGNVWLAEDVEAWIAARRGDLD
- a CDS encoding MBL fold metallo-hydrolase gives rise to the protein MRLVKFTHACVRLEDAERRLLIDPGVWTEPEAFDGVTDILVTHEHDDHFDLKRIVEVSGSRPVRLFAPEPVRKLAEEGGLAETVIVVAAGGEFNAGGFRVAAVGGEHAEVYDGLPGCVNLGYVIEGVYHPGDSYFVPHQRVTTLLVPAAGPWGRHREAIDMTRAIAPERAFPIHDRALSADVGYENFDGWMEYKGATEYRRILVGDSATL
- a CDS encoding carbohydrate ABC transporter permease; translated protein: MSRRSARDTRGSRAAAWTAVVILGGFGLLPVYWMLATAFTPAQQTFRYPPSFFPTQLTLDNFARLADEPDLLRYLVNSLIVSVVTAVLSVVVSAYMGYAFSKFRFRGRRSLMYFVLSSQMFPQALLLVTLYALFSAYHLLDTYTALVLSFTTFTLPLCVWMLKGFFDTIPDTLVEAARVDGASRLRTIHSVILPLSAPGLVAAGLFAFVRGWNDFIFALTLAGREKTTLPPGLVNAFLGEATAQWAELMAASLLASLPVVVAFIALQRFLVGGITAGAIKG
- a CDS encoding glycoside hydrolase family 88 protein; translation: MTDTAYDTRLVAAVADATAATAPRIWGFGVGGTLTALLRAGDALHRPDLTQRVIDLVAPSLTAPPDPTDHLIAVEALLPLAARRPDLDVTDACRRWLAAVRHARPAHPGGPRLHRPDLPPWSSTVWVDCMHTDGPGLAALGHPDEAVAYATEYAAALQLPSGLFQHGYDAEAERGNGVAWGRGQAWALIGLTETLVHAPDDGLARRLTRLVDALAAHERDGEWSTVVDDPDAPVEASTSAYLAWVVPHAIDAGLVDPAHRAMADRAWHATLRRLDAAALTVSEATPVGAANDYHHRALGVFPWGQAPVLHAVLDRTSEEIR
- a CDS encoding sulfite exporter TauE/SafE family protein; this encodes MTRRRAVAILSAVAGALAVVAVPTPAHAHPLGNFTVNHYHGLHLYPDRLDDLAVVDEAEIPTLQQRTAIDGNRDGTVSDDERAAHATATCRQLADALHVDVDGRTMAWRVVASTFTYQPGVARLQTARTECRLTTPVNLRRPGSLRLVDDFRTDRIGWHEITATGHDVGIAQSPVPTVSISDELRSYPNDLLASPVNQRQVSLRVVRPGEAGAAGAGIDVPIAGPVTRALGAFGDRFTELAGADRLTPLVGLLGILLALVLGAAHAALPGHGKTVMAAYIAGRRGTYRDAVVVGATVTATHTAGVLVVGLLLTAVAGLAGETLLGWLGVVSGTVVAAIGVCLLTSAWAARRTRPQPAPHSTPHQVVPAGAVARHTPAAPAPDSTEPHEASHSHSHSHSHSHSHSHDHPHHDSHHHGHGSGPIRRRGLVGMGIAGGLVPSPSALVVLLGAIALGRTWFGVLLVIAYGIGMAATLTAAGLLVVHLHRRLGAALARRSGIWSDRLARITPILTASLVLIVGVALTVRALGPIVDPAL
- a CDS encoding extracellular solute-binding protein — protein: MNSNLSRRDMLRLVGLGAGALGLGGVAACAPSASGPEEDTAKSATNFSFASWSLADNASKAKIEQLMTGYGGKAGISVNGVPLAYNTYLNQLTLQVRGGQFTGAAQMDIAWLAGLAALGKLRDLGDVAKDAGYTEAALTSGQVDGKQVGLPWTTAAIGLIANRELMQKAGVTAAPATIADFEAALRALKGTGVIPYAASTKVAQLKDILIWMQTFGSPLLDGDKVTVGDDASIEAVTWYKKLYDEKLIAPDVERVDARTLFAQGKTAIYDDAIVGRDFVVKGSPDKSLADKLDPLARPVKTAGDKPRAVQWGHAVVVVEGEGANTATDFAKWLTSDEQTVLGYFKDLSLPPTTTKALGSEQVKTDAFTSQFSERITATATPNPFWKYPQYAQMETAISEQVQAVLVGKSKPADAMREAGQAVQALIK